A window of the Eleutherodactylus coqui strain aEleCoq1 chromosome 8, aEleCoq1.hap1, whole genome shotgun sequence genome harbors these coding sequences:
- the LOC136576937 gene encoding uncharacterized protein, protein MAGMPICGHLITRWSWNLLKQVIQSFQFHHWRRKLKVLESRIRRYIWNGIRMPKECSRTSVPGCSTPGFEKQRQRYGLELIASEDFASCAVLQALGSCMNNKYSEGYPGQRYYGGTEHVDELERLCQKRALEAYSLDPQKWGVNVQPYSDYQKQCGLQRLAASALDQLMPASRRRRSSDW, encoded by the exons ATGGCGGGCATGCCGATCTGTGGGCATCTCATAACCAGATGGTCCTGGAACCTCCTGAAACAGGTGATCCAGAG TTTTCAGTTTCATCATTGGAGAAGAAAACTGAAAGTGCTGGAGAGCCGGATCAGAAGGTATATATGGAACGGCATCAGAATGCCCAAGGAATGCAGCAGAACATCAGTACCAGGTTGTTCCACCCCGGGCTTCGAGAAGCAGCGGCAGCGCTACGGGCTGGAGCTCATCGCCTCCGAGGACTTTGCCAGCTGTGCAGTTTTGCAGGCTCTGGGCTCCTGTATGAACAACAAGTATTCGGAGGGTTACCCAGGACAGAG GTACTATGGCGGCACGGAGCACGTGGATGAGTTGGAGAGGCTGTGCCAGAAGAGGGCTTTGGAAGCGTACAGCTTGGACCCACAGAAATGGGGGGTGAATGTGCAGCCTTATTCAG ATTATCAGAAACAATGTGGTCTACAGAGATTAGCAGCCTCGGCTTTGGATCAG CTTATGCCAGCGTCACGTCGGCGGAGGAGTTCCGACTGGTGA